The Roseibium sp. Sym1 nucleotide sequence GAACAGTGGTCTTGCCACATCCACTCGGCCCAAGGAGAGCCGTCACTTCCCCGGCTGCCACCTCGAAGCTTACATCCTCCACGGCAGCGGTGTTGCCGTAGTAGTGGGTCAGTCCCCGGACCGCGAGGGCGTTTGTTCCGTTTTGCACGTACAGCCTGTTTGATGAATGGTACATGGCGATTGATTCGCAATCTGCGTGCCAATATTTTTTCTTTGAGGAGTTTTTCTCATAACCTGTTGGACAAGAACGATTTATTCTGGTAATTTTGAACTCGAAAAAAGTTTCGAGACTTTTATCGACAAACTTGTCGAGATGAAATGCGCATAATTTTCGACACGTTGCCCTATTTATGAGCAGGAAAGTTTGCGCTATCTGTGCACTCAATTTTTGAGAATCGGAGATCTGACGATGGCCAAGCGAACCCGCGCTGCCAGCAAGTTGAAAGCCCGTAACACGCCGGCAGCAGGCGGTCGCGCCGATGATGCCGAAGAGGTGGTCGTCCGGATCTGCAACACGCTGGCAACCGCGATCAGCGGGGGAGCGTTGAAGCCCGGGTCAAAGATCCTGGATGATGTCGTGGCCGATCATTTCGGTGTCAGCCGGACAGTCGTCCGCGGAGCGCTCGACATCCTCCAGCGTGACAGGCTTGTGGAACGCAAACGGAACCGGGGGGCCTTTGTCGCCGAGCCGTCCGTGACGGAAGCCAGACAGCTTTTCGAAGCACGCTATGCGCTGGAGCGCGACATTCTCGCGCTCGTCGTCGAACGTGCGGATGCCGAGGGCCTCGATCGCCTGGAGCAGCTGAACGAGGAGGAAGCGCACCTTCCGGACAATACGGATGGCGGAGAAGCAAGATTTGGTCAGGCGCCGCAGTTTCACATAGAGCTCGCGAAACTTGGAAAAAACGATGTCCTGACCGAGATGCTGGGCAAGGTGTTGGCACGCGTAGCTCTGGTCAACGAGCTTTACAAGGTCCAGCCGCGCGACAATTGCGGCGATCACCGGAACATTCTGACGGCCATCAGAAACCGCGACCTGGAAAACGCTCAAAGACTGATGGAAGAACATCTTGCGGATCTTGAAGGACGCGTGCGCCTGACCCCCAACCACGGAGACCTGGACAGCTTCGTCAATGTGCTCAAGTCCTACTCGGCGAGCTGACCGGCGGCTGCCGGCACCCGCATGAAACCAGGCGGGCGCAAGCTGTGCGGGACGGCATGCAAGGGGTTCAGTCCGCCGCGATCCGGTGTGTTTCCAAAGGCGTGTGCCGGCTGAGGTTCTCAAAGCCGTCGGCGGTGACCAGGTAACAGTCCCCGACATTGCAGCCGG carries:
- a CDS encoding GntR family transcriptional regulator codes for the protein MAKRTRAASKLKARNTPAAGGRADDAEEVVVRICNTLATAISGGALKPGSKILDDVVADHFGVSRTVVRGALDILQRDRLVERKRNRGAFVAEPSVTEARQLFEARYALERDILALVVERADAEGLDRLEQLNEEEAHLPDNTDGGEARFGQAPQFHIELAKLGKNDVLTEMLGKVLARVALVNELYKVQPRDNCGDHRNILTAIRNRDLENAQRLMEEHLADLEGRVRLTPNHGDLDSFVNVLKSYSAS